AAAATAATAGGAGACAGTTAGGAGATGGTGGAACTTATGGAGCGGAGAGAAGAATTGCCTATCGTTCTCTAAGAGCAGCAGGATTAACTCAAAATGAAGCAAAAGAAGCTATAAAGCAAGCAGATACATATTTTCAAAGTTTAGGTGTGACAACGAGTACAACTACTCGTATTCCATATAAGAGACCATAATTATAATGAACATAGAAATGATTAAAAAAGTGATTAGGGAGTTGCTAGAATCTCTAATAGAAGGACATTTTGAACAAGTCTTTAAGAAAGATTTTGTAAAAAAAATATCAATTGAAGATATAAAAGATGAAATTTTAGCATATCCAGGAGTATTGACTCTTCCTCCAATTGAAAAACTAAACAATTTAGATTTATATGATACCAATTTTGAGAACCAACTTTGGGTTGACATTCCTCTTTGGTTTAACAATGAGGAAAGCGATCTAACGTTGAGTTGTTTAGTATATAATATTGATAATGAATATCATTACTCTATTGAGGATATTCATGTACTTTAGCAAGTGTTACACATATACAAACAAAACATACTAAACTACAAGTACTTGGAGAACTCAAACGATTTACAATCAAACAGAAAACCTCTTTTCCGTTCAATATGGCTCAATAAAAGAAGGAATAATCTGGCTATATTCTTACAGAGTGAATACCCTTGACTCCTAGCAGGTCAAGGGTTAAAAGTGAACGAACTTGTACTAGGGTTTAATGTGCTACCATTGATAATAATTCCCTTGTTTATAGACAGGTGTGCCATCATATAAGTATCCATACTCAGTGGTCTTGTTAGTATCCATTTTATAAGCATAGATGTCATTGCCTGCATAAACAGCTAAAACCGTATTGGTATCTACTCCATATTCATTGTAATTGTACATATATGATGCAGAAAATGGTTTTGTATCGAATACCCAGTCATCATAAATTTTGTATTTAAAGACGATTTCACCATTTTCTAAAAAGCCTATTGCCATAGGATGTGATACAAACTCCTGAGCAGACTTACCATCTTTTTGACCATATACACTTCTACCATTCCAATCATCGACTACAATTGCCGTATTAACTCCATACTGATTTGTGGTGTTGATAGTATCATCATTTGGCGCATCTAGGTTTCGTTTTTTCGTTGTTAAATCCGTCACTTTTTTAAGCGAAGACGTAAATTTATTCTCCTTTGTGGTGGTTGATGATGAGGCTACACTCCACCATCCTTTTGCTTTTCCGATGAAATATAGTATAGTGACTACTATAGCCAATACGACTACTCCAATATATTTTTTCATGTTGTTATTGTATCTGTATATGTCCCTTATCATAGTCGGTTGCCAACTTTGCGGCTGCTTGTGCTTTTAAGCTTCTCAAACAGCGGAGTGTAGCTAATTTCATTCAGGTGTTTGTTATCACAAATCAGTTTGCAAAGAATGAAAAACAATACTTCAACTCAATCACAATCACCCTACCCGTTGCGGATAGCGATTCACAAATAATAAAAAAAACGCCTTATTGGGATTATCAAAAATATATAAAGATTATTATAAATATAAAAAGCTGGAGTAATAGTATAGGGTATCGTGCCAGAGGATGAGTATCAATTATCTCTGTTTTCTCCCAATCCTGATAATAATGCAAGAAAGGTCATGCAAGTATTGGATGCCATAAACCATTCGAATGGAAGAAACAAGTTGAAGTTAGCTGCTCAGGGTTTTGATAGAACATAGAGGGTGAAAAATGAGAGGCTGTCACAGCGGTTTACTACACGATTTGATGAGTTGTTGGTTATAAAAATTTGATGCTAACCTAATTCAATTATTTCTGTTTCATTATATTTAAACTCAGTAGTTCTGGTATTAAAATAGTAACTTTGTAAAAACTTTATTTTAATAAAATAAAGGGATTAATTTTCATATTATTCAAATTTAGTTGTTTAATAGCAATTAAAAACAATAAGTAAAACTATAAATCAATAATAGAATGACGAACCTTACGAATCTACACAAGGAAATTGGAACAGCTAAAGATAATAGAACAAGTCCGATACACGATTGGTATAGATTTACGGCAGGATTCTCGTACAAGTTAGTAGATAAGATAATTTTAGAAGAGAAGCTAAATAGCAAATCTGTTATATTTGAGAGTTTTGCAGGATGCGGAACAACTTTGGTATCTGCTCAGAAACATAGTATACCTGCGGTAGGAAATGAGGGCCAAGAATTATTGATTGACATTATAAATGCAAAATTAAATTGGAATGTTTCTCTGGATAATCTGGATTTTCACTTTCGTGAGTTATTCAAACTTATAAACGATTTTTCTAAGAGTTATACTTATCATAAACTTTTAGAATCTCTGTACACAAAAGAAAATTTATTTCAACTTTATGTTATTAAAGATTACATAAATTCTATTGATTCAGATGTAAGAATTTTTCTTAAGTTGGCACTTACTCAAACCTTACATAAGGTTAGTATTCATCCAATAGCAATACCTTATATTTCAAGGAGCAAATATCTTAAAAGTGAGCTAAACGCATACGCGACGTTTTGTATAACTGCTCAGAAAATGATAGTCGACCTTGAAAAGTTTAGAGGTATCGAAAGGAGTTCGTTCGTGTATCACCAAGATTCGAGATTATTAAACCCAAGTATACCTGATAATCATTGCTCAATTTGTATAACGTCTCCTCCTTACCTAAATAATTTGGACTATGGGGAGGTATCTAAAGTTTGTTCACATTTTTATGGAATTACAGATACATGGAATGATATTACAGAAAATGTCAGAAAAAATCTAGTAACAGGTGCGACAACACACTATAAAGACGATGATTTTGAATTTGCAAAATGGATTGAGCAAGATTTTTATCTTCAGAATAAGCAAATTGTAGATGAGTTATTGCCTGATATTCAAAGAATAAAAGAAATTAGTTATACTAAGAAAGGTAAAAAATCATTTGATTTACTAGCTCTGTATTATTTTGAGGATATGTATAGGGTTTTGGTGGAAATGAGGCGTGTTTTAAAGCCTAGAAGTAAGGCTTTTTTGGTTTTGGGTGACTCTGCTCCTTACGGTATTTATATTGATACCACTAAAATTCTAGGAGAGATTGCTTTGAATATAGGTTTTGAAAACTATGAAATTGTTAAAATTAGAGAAAGAGGTACAAAATGGACATCTCTAAAACACAGGCACAGTTTGACTTTATCGGAAAATATATTGATTTTACGCTAGGTTTATGAATATTACACAACGAATGATAATACCATTGCTATCTGATGAGGATGCAGGCAGAGATTATTATAAATGGTCTTTCGTATTTGTATATTCTTTAGAGAGCATCAAAGATTTATATTTACTTGTAAGAGAATATCCTAATGAAAACCTCAAACAAATCACAATTAGATTTAATGAAAAGCTGACAACATCTGATAAGTGGAATGAACGTAAAGTACTGGAGTACTTAAATGCACTTGTAAAATTTGATTTAGTAATAAAGGATGAGAGTGGATATAGCTTAGCCTCAAACTTATTTATAAACTCTAAGCTTTTCGAGCCACTTACTGAAAGTGATTTTAATGATTTACGTTCGGTTTTTTTTTCCTATTTTCGATTTAGAGAGTGTTCCTCTTTTTTTACTAATATTGGTAATTTAGAATGGTTTAATTTTGAATTATTTTCCAAAAAAAACTTTTTAAATGATTCCAAGCCCTTG
The DNA window shown above is from Flectobacillus major DSM 103 and carries:
- a CDS encoding methyltransferase, with product MTNLTNLHKEIGTAKDNRTSPIHDWYRFTAGFSYKLVDKIILEEKLNSKSVIFESFAGCGTTLVSAQKHSIPAVGNEGQELLIDIINAKLNWNVSLDNLDFHFRELFKLINDFSKSYTYHKLLESLYTKENLFQLYVIKDYINSIDSDVRIFLKLALTQTLHKVSIHPIAIPYISRSKYLKSELNAYATFCITAQKMIVDLEKFRGIERSSFVYHQDSRLLNPSIPDNHCSICITSPPYLNNLDYGEVSKVCSHFYGITDTWNDITENVRKNLVTGATTHYKDDDFEFAKWIEQDFYLQNKQIVDELLPDIQRIKEISYTKKGKKSFDLLALYYFEDMYRVLVEMRRVLKPRSKAFLVLGDSAPYGIYIDTTKILGEIALNIGFENYEIVKIRERGTKWTSLKHRHSLTLSENILILR
- a CDS encoding DUF4113 domain-containing protein, which encodes MQVLDAINHSNGRNKLKLAAQGFDRT
- a CDS encoding DUF7668 domain-containing protein: MNIEMIKKVIRELLESLIEGHFEQVFKKDFVKKISIEDIKDEILAYPGVLTLPPIEKLNNLDLYDTNFENQLWVDIPLWFNNEESDLTLSCLVYNIDNEYHYSIEDIHVL